Proteins encoded within one genomic window of Halobacteroides halobius DSM 5150:
- a CDS encoding zinc ribbon domain-containing protein, with translation MKKAICQKCNNIMRDKGESNYFCKCCDEYTPYEIKDVINFCDRCGEKVEVIKGCGSISFFCNNCNELRSKKKVETKYFDLNVKHSED, from the coding sequence ATGAAAAAGGCTATTTGCCAAAAGTGTAATAATATCATGCGTGATAAAGGAGAAAGTAATTATTTTTGTAAGTGTTGTGATGAATATACTCCATATGAGATAAAAGATGTGATAAATTTTTGTGATAGATGCGGAGAAAAAGTTGAAGTAATTAAAGGATGTGGAAGCATAAGCTTTTTTTGTAACAATTGTAACGAATTAAGGTCAAAAAAGAAAGTAGAAACTAAATATTTCGATTTGAATGTAAAACACAGTGAAGATTAA